One window of the Natrinema sp. CBA1119 genome contains the following:
- a CDS encoding MBL fold metallo-hydrolase: MDRIVLGNEEFEGRNNAYVLADDDADELALVDTGIATDDIRRDLREGLAERGYEFTDVDDIVLTHFHVDHAGLAGEIQAESDATVYVHEADAPLVAQDPAAVAAVEERRRELLEEWGVPDDARAELLAFFESAEIEGSPADPTPIEDGERLAVGGRTLETVHAPGHAAGLCCFETESGDEAFVGDAILPVYTPNVGGADVRVERPLERYVATLDRLIDRDYERVWPGHRDPIAEPTARAEAILEHHRERTDTILAFLDDHGPADAWTVSAHLFGDLEGIHIVHGPGEAFAHLDHLRHDGVVAFERGEYRLLEEPAGIEDEVR, translated from the coding sequence ATGGACCGCATCGTACTCGGAAACGAGGAGTTCGAGGGCCGGAACAACGCCTACGTCCTCGCCGACGACGACGCCGACGAACTCGCACTCGTCGATACCGGCATCGCCACCGACGACATCCGCCGAGACCTCCGCGAGGGGCTCGCCGAGCGCGGCTACGAGTTCACCGACGTCGACGACATCGTCCTCACCCACTTCCACGTCGACCACGCCGGACTGGCCGGCGAAATTCAGGCCGAAAGCGACGCGACCGTCTACGTCCACGAGGCCGACGCCCCGCTGGTCGCACAGGATCCCGCCGCCGTCGCCGCCGTCGAGGAGCGGCGTCGGGAACTCCTCGAGGAGTGGGGCGTCCCCGACGATGCACGAGCCGAACTCCTCGCCTTCTTCGAGTCCGCGGAGATCGAGGGATCACCGGCCGACCCGACCCCGATCGAGGACGGGGAGAGACTCGCGGTCGGCGGTCGAACGCTCGAGACGGTGCACGCGCCGGGACACGCGGCGGGGCTGTGCTGTTTCGAAACCGAGAGCGGCGACGAGGCGTTCGTCGGCGACGCTATCCTGCCGGTGTACACGCCGAACGTCGGCGGCGCGGACGTCCGGGTCGAGCGCCCGCTCGAGCGCTACGTCGCGACGTTGGATCGACTCATCGACCGCGACTACGAGCGGGTCTGGCCCGGCCACCGTGATCCGATCGCGGAGCCGACCGCCCGCGCCGAGGCGATCCTCGAGCACCACCGCGAGCGAACGGACACGATCCTCGCGTTTCTGGATGACCACGGCCCGGCCGACGCCTGGACGGTCAGCGCCCACCTGTTCGGCGACCTCGAGGGGATCCATATCGTCCACGGACCGGGGGAGGCCTTCGCCCATCTCGATCACCTCCGCCACGACGGCGTCGTCGCGTTCGAACGCGGCGAGTATCGACTCCTCGAGGAGCCGGCCGGGATCGAGGACGAAGTCCGTTGA